CCCGTAGGACTGGCGATGTGGCTCAAGAGGGCCAAACGCGTCTTGTCTGTGACGCAGGAGAGAACGGCCTGGGCAACGGCGTCCGGCGAAGCGATCGGGAAGGGGATGCGGGCCGCGACCACCCGGGCCTTGCCCACGACAAAATCCGCGGCGTTGCGGCAGGCGTTGTACTCCATGTCCGTGGCCAGGATTTCGTCTCCCGGCTCGAAGCGCAAGGAGCGCAGGACGGTGTTGACCCCGGTCGTGGCGTTGGAAACGAAGGCGAGGTCGTCCGCCTCGGCCCCCACGAACCTTGCCAACTCGGCCCGTGCTTCGTCGAGCCGCCCCTCCAGTTCCCTGTCCAGAAAGCGCACCGGGTCGGCCTCCATGAGGCGGCGCAGCCTGGTCTGCTCTTGGAGTACCGGAAGCGGACAGGCTCCGAAAGATCCATGGTTGAGGAATGCGATCTTCGGGTCCAAAGCCCAGAATCGGGCTGGCGAGTCCATAGCAGACCCATTCTATGATTTTCATCCCTGGCTGGCGGTGGAGAAAGTTAAGATTGTTAAGAAAGTTGACCACCGACACTCATTGGGCCGGGACCATGGTCCCATATCGGCCTAGGACCTTCGGCCCTGGCCGCACCTCCCCGAAAGACCTATATTCCTATTAGCATGTCCGCTCCGGCCATCCTCCTCTCTTTGGCCCTTTCGGTCTGGGCCGCAGGCCCGCATCTCGACGCGGACGATTCCCATGTCTGGCCGCAGCTCCAGAAACATGCCTCGACCCTCGGCGTCTCCACCGAGCGGTCGGCTTCGGTCCCCGAAGCCAAGTCGGCCGCGGCTAAACCCGCCGCCGCCAGCTCCAGCGGCAGCGGCGCGGTCATGCTGCAAGGCTTCCACTGGCTGTCCTGGCAGAGTTCGCCCTGGTGGGGAGTCATCGCGAGCAAGGCCCCGGATATCGCGGCCTCCGGCTTCAACATGATCTGGCTCCCCCCGTCATCTGACGCGGAGAGCAACGAAGGCTACATCCCCCGGCGCTGGTACGTCCAGGACTCGAAGTACGGCACCACGGCCGAGCTTCAGAAGGCCATCGGGGCTCTACATGGAGGCGGGGTGAAGGTCCTGGCGGACATCGTCATCAACCATCGCGTGGGCACCAACGGCTGGGGGGGCTTCACGGAACCGGCTTGGGGCTGCGAGGCCGTGGTCAGCGGAGACGAGTGGAGCGGCGCCTGCGGCCATCCGGACACGGGCAAGGGCGTGCCCTTCGCCCGCGACATCGACCACACCCAGGCCTTCGTGCAGAAGGACATCAAGGACTGGATGAACTGGCTCAAGAGCGATATCGGCTACGACGGCTGGCGCTACGACCTCGTGCGCGGCTACGGCGCCCGGTACCAGGCCATGTACAACGACGCCACCTCTCCGGCCTTCGCGGTGGCCGAGGTCTGGGACGATTTCGACATCAACAACGTCGACGCACACCGCCAGAAGCTCTGCGACTACATCGATTCCACGGGCGGCCGCGTCTCGGCCTTCGACTTCACCACCAAAGCGGTGCTCCAGCAGGCGGTGGCCGCGGGCGAGTACTGGCGCCTGCGCGACGGCCAGGGCAAGCCGCCGGGGCTCATCGGCTGGTGGCCGGCCAAGGCCGTCACCTTCCTCGACAACCACGACACCGGCGCATCCACGGGCGGGTCCGGCCAGAGCATGTGGCCATTCCCCGGAGACCGCGTCATGGAGGGCTACGCCTACATCCTCACCCATCCGGGCGTGCCCTGCGTGTACTGGCCGCACTTCTTCGACTGGGGACTGCACGACCAGATCAAGGCCCTCATCGGCGCGCGCCGGGCCGCGGGCATCACCTCCGCGAGCCAGGTCTCGGTGCTGGCCGCGGACTCGGGCCGCTACGCGGCCGTCATCGACGGCAAGCTCGCCATGAAGATCGGCCCCGCGGACTGGAGCCCGGGCCCGGGCTGGACGCTGGCCGCCTTCGGCAAGAACTACGCGGCCTGGACCAAGTAGCCTCCCCGCAGCCGTGCTAGAATGGGATGAGGATGAACGCTCTCTGGCCCGCCGCGGCCGTCGCCGCCGCTCTGGCCCTGGCGGCCTGCCGCCGCGGCCCGCCGTCCCGGGAGGACTACGCCCGCATGCGTGAGGACATGGTGGACCTCGTGGCCGCTTACCCGGCCGGGCAGCGCGTGCGCGACCCGCGGGTCCTGGCGGCCATGCGCAAGGTGCCGCGCCACGAATTCGTGCCCGAGAGGGCGCGCCATCTGGCCTACGCGGACACGCCCCTCGACATCGGCGCCGGTCAGACCATCTCCCAGCCCTACATGGTGGGCTTCATGACCCAGGCCCTGGGACTCAAGCCCGGGGACAAGGTCCTGGAGATCGGCACCGGCTCGGGCTACCAGGCCGCCATTCTGTCCGAACTGGCCGGAGAGGTCTACAGCATCGAGATCGTGGAGACCTTGGCCCGCCAGGCCGAGGCGACTCTGGCGCGCCTGGGCTACAGCCGAGTGCGCACCAGGACCGGCGACGGCTATGCGGGGTGGCCCGAGCAGGCCCCCTTCGACGCCATCACGGTCACCTGCGCGCCGGAGCGCATCCCGCAGCCCCTCGCGGCTCAGCTGAGGGAAGGCGGCCGGCTCGTCATCCCCCTGGGACGCGGATCGCTGGGGCCGCAAAAGCTCGTGGTCCTGCGCAAGACCGCCGCCGGGCTGCGCGAAGAGACGCTCATGCCCGTGCTTTTCGTACCCATGACGGGCAAAGCCTCCCGGTAGGCCCGGAGCCGAACGGCTACTGGACGAGCCGCGCGGTCTTGATGTAGTCGAGCTTCGGGAAATCCCGCATGAGGTAGTCGTTGCCTTCCATCTGGACGCGGCCCTGGTCCGGGCCCGCGCCCTGGGGCGCCCCTTCCCCGTACCCCTTGTAGAGGCTGTCCACTACGCTCATGCCCTCGGTGACCTGGCCGAAGGGCGTGAACCCCATGCTGTCGAGGTTGGTATTGTCGCCGTAGTTGATGAAGAGCTGCGTGGTGCGGGTGTTGGGCCCGGCCGTGGCGAACACGGCGGCCCCGCGCTTGTTGGACTGGCCGGCGGCCGGGTCATCCGGGATGTTGGCGTCGCGCCACTTGGCGCTCACCTGGGGCGAGCCGTGGATGCCGAACTGGACCATGAAGCCCTCGATGGCTCGGAAGAAGGCCGCGTTGTCGAAATAGCCGAGCTTGACCAGGTTGTAGAATCGGTCCGCGCCATGGGGCGCCCAAGCGCGATGGACTTCCATCGTGAAGTCCCCCTTGGTGGTCGCGAACTTGGCCTTGAAGACCGCGGGCGCCTGCTCGGTCGCTTTCTCCGGAGCCAAAAGGGCGGCCGGGACCGCCGCGGCAGGCTGGGCCGGCGCGGCCGCCGGCGCGGCAGGCTGGGCCGGCGCGGCCGGAGACGGCTGGGCCGACTCCCGCGCACAGGCGGCGGCGAACAGCAGACAGCAGAGAGCGAGAAGGTTTCTTTTCATGTGCATAGCCTGCCACAGTTGCCCGGCCCCAGTCAATACGGAGCGAAAATCATAGAATACCGGGGACCATGAACCTGGGCTATCTCACCATCGGGGCCTTGGCCGCCATCATGGGGGTCGTCCTGCTCCTGCCCTTCTCGGTCAGGAAGGCGGAAGAGGAACTGGAAGCCTTCCTCCTCCTCATGGGCTTGGTCGCGGTCACGATCTCAGGCCGCTGGAGCCTGCGCCTGGCCGGCGACGCGCTGACCGCCCCCGCAGGCATTACCGTCGCGGTCCTGCTGGCGGGACTGGTCTTCCGCCGGGTCAGGCCGCGGCTGCGCCGGACCGTGGGCGATATCGTCTGGCTGGTCGGCCTGCGGCCCGCCGCGGCCGGCTTCGTCTTCCTCCTCGGCCTGTGTTCGAGCCTGGTCACAGCGATCATCGCCGCCCTCATCCTGGCCGAGGTCGCCGGCGCGCTGCCGCTCCGCCGCGAGGACAAGGTGCGCCTCGTGGTCTTCGCCTGCTATGCCATCGGCCTGGGCTCGGCCCTGACGCCCTGGGGGGGTCCCTTCTCCGCGGTGGTCGCCCTCAAGCTCAAGGGTCCGCCGCATTTCGCCGATTTCTTCTTCCTGGCGCGGCTCTTAGGCCCGTGGCTGCTGCCCGGCCTCCTCCTGCTCTCCGGCTGGAGCGCCTTGCGGCTGGGGCCGCAGGCCGAGGCCCCGGCCCCGAACGACGACATGGCGGAGGCAAGCTCGGGCGTCGTCCTGCGCGCGGGGAAGGTGTATATCTTCGTCATGTCTTTGGTCCTATTGGGCGCGGGCTTGGCGCCCCTGGCGGAGCGCGCCGTAGCCGGGATCCCGGCCGGGGGCCTCTACTGGCTCAATTCGGCTTCCGCGGTCCTGGACAACGCCACTTTGGCGGCGGCCGAGATCGTCCCTGCCCTGAGCGAGAAGCAGCTCCTGTATGCTCTGCTGGGGATGGTCCTGGCCGGCGGCATGCTCATCCCGGGGAACATCCCCAACATCGTCTGCGCGGCCAAGCTCGGCATCCGCAGCCGGGAATGGGCCGCCGTCGCCGTCCCCATCGGCTTGGCTCTGATGGCGGGCTATTTCGTCCTGCTGCTGCTCATCTGATCGCGCCTTGCCGTTCCCAAAAAGACCTATAATATCCCATGTTGATGGTCAGTGAACGCCTCCGCCTCGATTGGGGCACAGCAAAAGACGGCTCCTGGTGCGACCTTTTCGCCCTGGAGACGAACGGCCCCCATTTGAAAGGCGTCGAAGGGGTCTACGTGCTCTGGCACGGCGGCAATGTGCCGGGCATGGTCCGGGTCGGCCAGGGCGAGATAAAGGAAAGGATAGGCTTCCTGCGCCAGGACGCCGCGGTGCTCAAGTTCAAGGAGCAAGGGCTGTTCTTTACTTGGGCGAAAGTGGAGCGCCAGCGCCGTGACGGCGTGGAGAGGTTCCTCAGCGAGAGGCTGCAGCCCAAGCTCCAAGCCCCGGCGTCCGATGGCCCCCGGATCGCGGTCAACCTGCCCGGGCATGCCGAGCCCGAGGCGCAAGAGGTCGGCGAGGCCGCCGCCGCGGGGCCGGCCATTCGGCTTCGGGCAGCAGCCCAGCCGTCGCCCCCGCCCCAAGAAAGCCTCGCGACCCCGGCGCAGCCCGCGCCCGCGACGGCCCAGCCCGCGCCCGCAGCGGCCCAGCCCGCGCCCGCAGCGGCCCAGGTCGAGGTCCCGAGGGTCCCGCGTCTGCAGCAGCAGTTCAATGAGCTCGTGGCCCAGGACCAGAAGAAGCCGACCCGAAGCTTCTTCGGCGGCGGGGAGGCTCCCAAGGTCTTGTCGCAGGAGGCTGTGGTCAGCGAACTCACCCAGTCGGTGATGCGCGAAGCCCTGCTCCTGCGGGCCTCGGACATCCACCTCGAGCCCATGATCGACCGGCTGCGCGTGCGCTTGCGCGTGGACGGACTGCTGGAGACGCACCTCGAGGTCCCGAACTCGCTCAAGCTCTCCTTGGTCTCCCACATCCGGGTGCTCTGCGGCCTCGACCCGGAGAAGGGCGTCAACTCCGCCAAGCCCGAAGACGGCCGCATGGTGGCGACGGTGGATGGCCAGGAGGCGGACCTGCGCCTGGCCACCTTCCCCACTTCCTATGGCGACAAGGCCGTGCTGCGCATCATGCCGCGCCAGACCAAGCTCCCGGGGCTCGAGGAGCTGGGCCTGCTCCCCGCGCACGCCGCCTTGGTGCGCCAGCTCGTCCACCGGCCCCAGGGCATGATCATCGCCACCGGCCCGACCGGCTCCGGCAAATCCACGACCCTTTACACCCTCCTGCAGCTCCTCAACGACGCCTCGCGCAACATCGTCACCTTGGAAGACCCCATCGAGATCAGCCTGCCCGGGCTCATCCAGGGCACCATCCAGCCCAAGCTGGGCTTCGGCTTCGCCGACGGCCTGCGCGCCATCCTCCGGCAGGACCCCAACGTCATCATGGTGGGAGAGGTGCGCGACAACGAGACGGCCGAGATCGCCTGCCGGGCCGCGCTGACCGGCCACATGCTGCTGACCACCTTGCATACCCCCAGCGCCGTGGGCGCCGTGGCCCGCCTGCTGGACATGGGCATCGAGCCCTTCCTGCTCGCCTCCTCGCTCACCGCGGCCCTCTCCCAGCGCCTGGCCCGGCGCATCTGCGACGGCTGCCGCGAGGCCTACAAGCCCGGCGACGACGAGAGCACGCAGATCGAGGCGCTGGCGGCGAGCGCCGGGCTTCAAGTCTCGGCCAGCTCCTTCCCGACGCTGTACCGGGGCCGGGGCTGCCCCGTTTGCAGGTCCTCCGGCTACAACGGCCGGGTGCTCATCTTCGAGGCCGTCCCCGCCACAGCCGAGCTGCGCCCGCTCATCCTGCGCAAGGCTTCCGCGGACGAGCTGCGCCAGGCGGCCACGCGCGGCGGGATGGAGCCTCTGCTGGCCGACGGGCTGCGCAAGGTGCAGTCCGGGGCGACCTCTTTGGCCGAGGTCATCCGCGTCGCGGGCTCCAACGACTGAGGCCGGCCGTGCCGGATCGCAGCGCTGGGCGCTTGACCGAAGGCTCCTACCACAAGGTTACCAGCTTCTCTTTTAACAGCGTCAACCAGCTCACGCAGGTGAGCCTGCCCGACGGGACGGCGTCTAGTTACAAGTACGATGCGGCGGGCCGGCGGGTCGAGAAGTCGACGGGCTCGACGAGCAGTCCGGTCGTGACGCGGTTCGTTTACGACGGGCAAAATATTCTCGCTGAACTCGACGGCAACAACAATCTGTTGGCGCTCTTCACGCAAGGGCCAGGGATAGACCAGCCGCTCATCATGCGCAAGTCCGACGGGACGGAGTACTTCATACATGGGGACGCATTGGCCAGCGTGGTGGCGCACACTGACGCGAATGGAGCCCTGATAGAGAGGGTGGAGTACGAGGCTTACGGCAAGCCGACCTTTGTTGATGTGAGGGGGCCGCCGGTCACATCAACTGCGTCGCTGACCGGAAGTCCGTTCGCGTTCACCGGGCGGATGTGGGAGGCGGAGACGAACCTTTATGATTACAGACACCGGCAAACCTATGATCCTCAAGCCGGGAGGTTTGGGCAGGAGGATCCGATAGGGTTTGCTGGGAACGATGTCAATCTGTACTCATACTTGCGCAATAGACCATTATTGTTCCGAGATCCTCTTGGTCTTGCCCCGGGTGATCCCTATCCTACTCTGGATGATGCAATCATTGCTGCAATCGAGCAGTACCTTGGGTACTCAATAAGGCTGAATTTGGAACTTGGCGGAGCAATCTATATGCAGAATGGATTATATTACTACGCCCCAGCCATCTTCGGAACTGAGGACAAAATGAATCTTGGGGATTTTTGGGTGCCTGATTCCGGTGAGTTAATTGCGGCGTATCATACACACGGCGCTGTCGACCCAAACTACAATAGCGACGACTTCGGTATTGGTGACAGGAACGCTGCATGGGGCCAAGGGATAATCCTAGGTGTCGGTACACCCGATGGCTCCATTCTAAAGCTCACTCCTTCTAGCAAATGGAATCCATTTGCCCCACCTTTTTCTGTCAAGCGCGACATTCTGAAGCCAGGAAAGAAGGGCAATGGAACGGAAGGAAAGGCAGAGAAAGGAGATAAGGGGACAAAATGTCATTAGCTAAGAGAGTCGCTATCGATTCTGTACTAATTCTCATCGTCGGAGCAGTCGTGTTTTTGGCGGATTATAGGTATCGGCAAGGCGAGATGGCTGTTTTGGGCGTCTCCCGTCTAGTCAGACTATCAGGGACCGAATTGCGGGTCGGGTCATGTGCTTACACGGATTTCGCAGGTCGGTTAGCCAGCCGCAAGGATGGTTACCTGAAGAGCTGGCCAGAGGATATGGGGCGCTATCGAGTGACTATTGGGAAACTGAAGAAGCATCTTTGGTCGGAGTCAGACAGTGTTAATACATGGATGGTGCTGATCGATCAAGGTGCTCTGACTTTGGGCGGCGACTTCGTCTATGAGATAAGACAAGACGACTGCGCGATCCTGGCCGCACGTCCAGAAAAATAGCCGAGTTGGGTCAGTTGGGCTGAGTAGACAAGCTGTGTGAGTGGCAAGATGAAAAATCGCCTACAGTGTCCTAGAATTCCGACCCGCGCTCTTGGGCGGGTGTGTTGGCGCGGGTCGGAATCGCCCCGACATGCCGTACCGTCGGGGCAAAAACCGCTTTGGGCCAGTTGCTTGAACCACGGCTACCGCCCAGTCACTTCGTGCCTGGGCGGTTCCGCGCGCCCCTGCGGGGAACGCGGGCAGTCGAGTCACCGAGACCATTGTGTTCGCAACACGAACCCATAGAATTCTATGCATAAACTAGTTTCTTTCCTCATTCTCGCCACATCCCCGGCATGGTCCGCCGACACCAAGACCCACGTCGACGACCTCCGCCGCCTCCAGCTCGTCTCACCCCAGAACCTCGTCATCATCGACGTCCGCCCGCCCAGCGACTTTGCCAAAGGCCACATCCAAGGCAGCCGCAACATCCCCGTAAAAAATCTCGCCGCAGCCCGACTCCCGCTCGACTCAAAGATCATCGTCTACTGCGGCGAAGACTCCTGCCCCCTCGGCGAGCAAGCCGCCAAGAGCCTCATCTCCGTCGGGCACAGGGATGTTCAGACCCTTGTAGTAGGCCGCTCAAGTTAGGCCGAGGTCCGAGCCGGGGTCAACCCAGGCGTCTATGCAACACCCAGGCATGTCCCACGCCAAGGACGGCGCGAAACCATCCCCTCTCGAGTCTAAACAAATCCCCTGAAGGCAAAATATATCATGTAATTATTTGCCTTAGGGCAAATAATTACATAGACTCTGGCCATGCCCCAGGAACGCTACCTGTCCTCTCCGATCATCGAAGATTTGAAGGCCAAGATGGTCTTTGTCGGCGGCCCCAGGCAGGTCGGCAAGACCACGCTGGCCAGGATATTGGTCGGTGCCCAGTTCAAGGAAACGGCCTATTTCAACTGGGACAACAAGGCTGAGCGCAGGCAGATCATGGCCGCGCAATGGCCGGGTGCCGCCGAACTCGTCATTCTGGATGAGATCCACAAGTTTTCGGGGTGGAAGCGCTTCATCAAGGGTGAATACGACGTTCACAAGGAAAAATATCGGTTCTTGGTCACCGGAAGCGCACGACTGGACATCTACCGCAAAGGCGGCGACTCCCTGCAAGGCCGCTATCACTACTACCGCATGCACCCCTTCACCCTGGCCGAACTGGCCAAGACGAAGAGCCCCATCGAGCCTTTTAAGGAGTTGCCCATCGGCGCCGTGCATCATCAGGAGTTCGCGACCCTGGAACGATTCGGCGGATTCCCGGAGCCGCTGTTCGCCCAGAACGACCGCACTCTCAGGCGTTGGCACAGCGAGCGCAACGAGCGGCTTTTTCGCGAAGACATCCGCGACACCGAAATGATCCGGGAACTGGGGAAAATGCAGGTCCTGAGCGACATGCTGCCCTCAAAAGTGGGGGCGCTGCTCTCCATCAACAACATGAGGGGAGACCTCGAAGTCAGCCACCGAGCCGTGTCTCATTGGCTGACTATCCTCGAATCCTTCTACTACCAATTCCGCGTCTATCCGTTCTCCAGGGCATCGTTCCGGGCGCTGAAGAAGGAGCCGAAGCTTTATCTCTGGGATTGGTCGGAGGTGACGGATGAGGCCGCCCGCTTCGAGAATCTGGTCGGTTCGCACCTACTCAAACTCGTCCATTGGCTGCACGATTACGAAGGTTTAAAGACGGGACTCTATTTCTTGCGCGACACGTCTAAACGGGAAGTGGATTTCCTGGTGACGGTGGAGGAAAAGCCCTGGTTCGCGGTGGAGGTCAAGCTAAACGATGACAGCCTCGCGCCCAATCTGAGATACTTCCGCGATAAGCTGAATATCCCGTTCACCTACCAGGTTCTCAAGAAGCCCGGGGTAGATCGAGTTGCGGACGGTATGCGCATCATCTCCGCAGACAAGCTACTGCCTGCCTTGGTTTAAGACGCTCTTAATC
The window above is part of the Elusimicrobiota bacterium genome. Proteins encoded here:
- a CDS encoding alpha-amylase family glycosyl hydrolase; this translates as MSAPAILLSLALSVWAAGPHLDADDSHVWPQLQKHASTLGVSTERSASVPEAKSAAAKPAAASSSGSGAVMLQGFHWLSWQSSPWWGVIASKAPDIAASGFNMIWLPPSSDAESNEGYIPRRWYVQDSKYGTTAELQKAIGALHGGGVKVLADIVINHRVGTNGWGGFTEPAWGCEAVVSGDEWSGACGHPDTGKGVPFARDIDHTQAFVQKDIKDWMNWLKSDIGYDGWRYDLVRGYGARYQAMYNDATSPAFAVAEVWDDFDINNVDAHRQKLCDYIDSTGGRVSAFDFTTKAVLQQAVAAGEYWRLRDGQGKPPGLIGWWPAKAVTFLDNHDTGASTGGSGQSMWPFPGDRVMEGYAYILTHPGVPCVYWPHFFDWGLHDQIKALIGARRAAGITSASQVSVLAADSGRYAAVIDGKLAMKIGPADWSPGPGWTLAAFGKNYAAWTK
- a CDS encoding protein-L-isoaspartate(D-aspartate) O-methyltransferase, translated to MVDLVAAYPAGQRVRDPRVLAAMRKVPRHEFVPERARHLAYADTPLDIGAGQTISQPYMVGFMTQALGLKPGDKVLEIGTGSGYQAAILSELAGEVYSIEIVETLARQAEATLARLGYSRVRTRTGDGYAGWPEQAPFDAITVTCAPERIPQPLAAQLREGGRLVIPLGRGSLGPQKLVVLRKTAAGLREETLMPVLFVPMTGKASR
- a CDS encoding peptidylprolyl isomerase, whose translation is MKRNLLALCCLLFAAACARESAQPSPAAPAQPAAPAAAPAQPAAAVPAALLAPEKATEQAPAVFKAKFATTKGDFTMEVHRAWAPHGADRFYNLVKLGYFDNAAFFRAIEGFMVQFGIHGSPQVSAKWRDANIPDDPAAGQSNKRGAAVFATAGPNTRTTQLFINYGDNTNLDSMGFTPFGQVTEGMSVVDSLYKGYGEGAPQGAGPDQGRVQMEGNDYLMRDFPKLDYIKTARLVQ
- a CDS encoding DUF1646 family protein, giving the protein MNLGYLTIGALAAIMGVVLLLPFSVRKAEEELEAFLLLMGLVAVTISGRWSLRLAGDALTAPAGITVAVLLAGLVFRRVRPRLRRTVGDIVWLVGLRPAAAGFVFLLGLCSSLVTAIIAALILAEVAGALPLRREDKVRLVVFACYAIGLGSALTPWGGPFSAVVALKLKGPPHFADFFFLARLLGPWLLPGLLLLSGWSALRLGPQAEAPAPNDDMAEASSGVVLRAGKVYIFVMSLVLLGAGLAPLAERAVAGIPAGGLYWLNSASAVLDNATLAAAEIVPALSEKQLLYALLGMVLAGGMLIPGNIPNIVCAAKLGIRSREWAAVAVPIGLALMAGYFVLLLLI
- a CDS encoding GspE/PulE family protein; this translates as MVSERLRLDWGTAKDGSWCDLFALETNGPHLKGVEGVYVLWHGGNVPGMVRVGQGEIKERIGFLRQDAAVLKFKEQGLFFTWAKVERQRRDGVERFLSERLQPKLQAPASDGPRIAVNLPGHAEPEAQEVGEAAAAGPAIRLRAAAQPSPPPQESLATPAQPAPATAQPAPAAAQPAPAAAQVEVPRVPRLQQQFNELVAQDQKKPTRSFFGGGEAPKVLSQEAVVSELTQSVMREALLLRASDIHLEPMIDRLRVRLRVDGLLETHLEVPNSLKLSLVSHIRVLCGLDPEKGVNSAKPEDGRMVATVDGQEADLRLATFPTSYGDKAVLRIMPRQTKLPGLEELGLLPAHAALVRQLVHRPQGMIIATGPTGSGKSTTLYTLLQLLNDASRNIVTLEDPIEISLPGLIQGTIQPKLGFGFADGLRAILRQDPNVIMVGEVRDNETAEIACRAALTGHMLLTTLHTPSAVGAVARLLDMGIEPFLLASSLTAALSQRLARRICDGCREAYKPGDDESTQIEALAASAGLQVSASSFPTLYRGRGCPVCRSSGYNGRVLIFEAVPATAELRPLILRKASADELRQAATRGGMEPLLADGLRKVQSGATSLAEVIRVAGSND
- a CDS encoding DUF4329 domain-containing protein — its product is MTEGSYHKVTSFSFNSVNQLTQVSLPDGTASSYKYDAAGRRVEKSTGSTSSPVVTRFVYDGQNILAELDGNNNLLALFTQGPGIDQPLIMRKSDGTEYFIHGDALASVVAHTDANGALIERVEYEAYGKPTFVDVRGPPVTSTASLTGSPFAFTGRMWEAETNLYDYRHRQTYDPQAGRFGQEDPIGFAGNDVNLYSYLRNRPLLFRDPLGLAPGDPYPTLDDAIIAAIEQYLGYSIRLNLELGGAIYMQNGLYYYAPAIFGTEDKMNLGDFWVPDSGELIAAYHTHGAVDPNYNSDDFGIGDRNAAWGQGIILGVGTPDGSILKLTPSSKWNPFAPPFSVKRDILKPGKKGNGTEGKAEKGDKGTKCH
- a CDS encoding rhodanese-like domain-containing protein, which produces MHKLVSFLILATSPAWSADTKTHVDDLRRLQLVSPQNLVIIDVRPPSDFAKGHIQGSRNIPVKNLAAARLPLDSKIIVYCGEDSCPLGEQAAKSLISVGHRDVQTLVVGRSS
- a CDS encoding ATP-binding protein; translated protein: MPQERYLSSPIIEDLKAKMVFVGGPRQVGKTTLARILVGAQFKETAYFNWDNKAERRQIMAAQWPGAAELVILDEIHKFSGWKRFIKGEYDVHKEKYRFLVTGSARLDIYRKGGDSLQGRYHYYRMHPFTLAELAKTKSPIEPFKELPIGAVHHQEFATLERFGGFPEPLFAQNDRTLRRWHSERNERLFREDIRDTEMIRELGKMQVLSDMLPSKVGALLSINNMRGDLEVSHRAVSHWLTILESFYYQFRVYPFSRASFRALKKEPKLYLWDWSEVTDEAARFENLVGSHLLKLVHWLHDYEGLKTGLYFLRDTSKREVDFLVTVEEKPWFAVEVKLNDDSLAPNLRYFRDKLNIPFTYQVLKKPGVDRVADGMRIISADKLLPALV